A region of Subtercola boreus DNA encodes the following proteins:
- a CDS encoding GIY-YIG nuclease family protein, translating into MDLISLATLLPSDFDPKEYKLHCAVFNGEAFPIDVLGSDPDTWQRWNSWRNVNDDFNRKFIFSLAQDQSDPTLWLFGGIWEVLGRRPEPRQHSYDVVLREDLMGPFIKRLYVRLALAGRNRRRNMEACLNDMSVAMIAEQPFDGDPFPGHDRINHSLAEIQAIVKQGRPDWRVALEHMKGVYVIHDQVTGEPYVGSAYGDTGIWQRWSQYALTLHGDNVGLKAHLAAKGEDYFRLTMRFALLEFWSMRTDDQHVIDREGYWKEVLRSRSLGHNRN; encoded by the coding sequence ATGGATCTGATCTCGCTCGCGACCTTGCTGCCGTCGGACTTCGATCCGAAGGAGTACAAGCTTCACTGCGCCGTTTTCAACGGCGAAGCATTTCCTATCGACGTGCTCGGCAGTGACCCCGATACTTGGCAACGTTGGAACTCATGGCGCAACGTCAATGACGACTTCAACCGGAAGTTTATTTTCTCGCTCGCGCAGGATCAAAGCGATCCGACGCTGTGGCTGTTTGGGGGGATCTGGGAAGTTTTAGGCCGCCGTCCTGAACCGCGGCAACACTCGTACGACGTCGTTCTTCGAGAGGATCTGATGGGTCCGTTCATCAAGAGGCTCTACGTTCGGTTGGCACTCGCCGGTCGCAACCGCCGTCGGAACATGGAGGCGTGCCTGAACGACATGTCTGTGGCAATGATTGCCGAGCAACCGTTCGACGGTGACCCGTTTCCGGGACATGACCGTATCAATCACTCACTTGCCGAGATTCAGGCGATTGTGAAGCAGGGGCGACCCGACTGGCGTGTTGCGTTGGAGCATATGAAGGGCGTCTACGTCATTCATGATCAGGTAACGGGCGAGCCTTACGTCGGCTCGGCGTATGGAGACACTGGAATCTGGCAACGCTGGTCCCAGTACGCCCTCACGCTTCACGGGGATAACGTCGGACTGAAAGCTCACCTTGCGGCGAAGGGCGAGGACTATTTTCGTTTGACGATGCGATTCGCTCTGCTTGAGTTTTGGTCGATGCGGACCGATGACCAGCACGTGATCGATCGCGAGGGTTATTGGAAAGAAGTCCTACGCTCCAGATCGCTGGGGCACAACAGGAACTAG
- a CDS encoding DUF4143 domain-containing protein, whose translation MAPPARGTAQDYREVLKRLWLLDEVPGWVPSRNHFNRLGQSPKHQLADPALAARLLGVSAQSLITRSDIGPAELRDGPMLGGLFESLVTLSVRVYAQSAGAAVSHVRTHNGDHEIDLIVERADGKVVAFEVKLASAVTDKDVQHLRWLRIQLGTDLPDAAVITTGKVAYWRADGIAVIPLALLGV comes from the coding sequence TTGGCCCCGCCGGCGAGAGGAACTGCGCAGGATTACCGCGAGGTTCTCAAGCGGTTGTGGCTGCTCGACGAGGTGCCAGGGTGGGTGCCCAGCCGAAATCACTTCAACCGGCTCGGCCAGAGCCCCAAACACCAACTCGCCGATCCGGCGCTCGCCGCACGGTTGTTGGGCGTATCAGCGCAGTCGCTAATCACACGATCCGATATCGGCCCGGCGGAGCTGCGAGACGGGCCGATGCTCGGGGGTCTCTTCGAGTCGCTGGTGACGCTTTCTGTTCGCGTCTACGCGCAGAGCGCTGGAGCTGCCGTCAGCCACGTGCGAACTCACAATGGTGACCACGAAATCGATCTGATCGTCGAACGTGCCGACGGAAAGGTCGTTGCCTTCGAGGTGAAGTTGGCCAGCGCGGTCACAGACAAAGACGTGCAGCACCTCCGCTGGCTACGAATCCAGCTCGGCACCGACCTTCCCGACGCCGCAGTCATCACCACGGGAAAGGTCGCGTACTGGCGGGCAGACGGTATCGCCGTCATCCCGCTCGCGCTCTTAGGCGTCTAG
- a CDS encoding transporter substrate-binding domain-containing protein, whose amino-acid sequence MTATVFTRITATIATASAIALLASGCSSTSAGTEAAAADTTGTTVAHSVDESLRALLPKEVLDAGVVNVGAPYVLPPSVGIGDGAEPVGISPDLAAAFGDILGVDFVWRDVKEPIPAIQSGAIDISIGFLSDTPARQQVLTMIDQMQNQSAILVPKENADKVTDIASMCGMTLAVVSGSQQEIRAKTISDAECAAKPITINPFTSAADATTAVQSGRASGFVAPALILANTVKTSGDGSTFALTDARYPDNPFAMGVALDRKDFAAAILGALKILVADGTYHEIMEKHGAADIELTEDQVVINGGGTSAFPID is encoded by the coding sequence ATGACAGCCACCGTCTTCACCAGAATCACGGCGACCATCGCCACCGCCAGTGCCATCGCCCTCCTCGCTTCCGGTTGCTCCTCGACCTCTGCGGGCACAGAGGCTGCAGCGGCCGACACGACCGGGACGACCGTCGCCCACTCGGTCGACGAGAGCCTTCGTGCGCTCCTGCCGAAGGAGGTGCTCGACGCGGGTGTCGTCAACGTCGGTGCTCCGTACGTGCTCCCGCCCTCGGTGGGGATCGGTGACGGCGCCGAGCCTGTCGGCATCTCGCCCGATCTCGCCGCCGCGTTCGGTGACATCCTCGGAGTCGACTTCGTCTGGCGCGACGTGAAGGAGCCGATCCCGGCGATCCAGTCCGGCGCGATCGACATCTCCATCGGGTTCCTCTCCGACACGCCTGCCCGCCAGCAGGTGCTGACGATGATCGACCAGATGCAGAACCAGTCGGCCATCCTCGTGCCGAAGGAGAACGCCGACAAGGTCACCGACATCGCCTCCATGTGCGGGATGACGCTCGCCGTCGTCTCCGGCAGCCAGCAGGAGATCCGCGCGAAGACAATCAGCGACGCCGAGTGCGCGGCCAAGCCGATCACGATCAACCCCTTCACCTCTGCCGCGGACGCCACCACTGCGGTGCAGTCCGGCCGGGCATCCGGATTCGTCGCACCGGCGCTGATCCTCGCCAACACGGTGAAGACGAGCGGCGATGGCAGCACCTTCGCGCTCACCGACGCCCGGTACCCCGACAACCCCTTCGCCATGGGTGTCGCCCTCGACCGCAAGGACTTCGCCGCGGCGATCCTCGGTGCGCTGAAGATCCTCGTCGCCGACGGCACGTACCACGAGATCATGGAGAAGCACGGTGCAGCAGACATCGAGCTCACCGAAGACCAGGTCGTCATCAACGGCGGCGGCACCTCCGCCTTCCCGATCGACTGA
- a CDS encoding HTH domain-containing protein — MNPADELRILIGDGGITEDAVRSITGITTEKLRSFLNQAQSGMVVADPEKMEVLSTDESMRLSILVAQLTAGFQIDDDERLTAILESLTLECGLTVPNIARLTGLEIEDLESGLHDPASVPIEKKYALALRSSYVINAVGLARTR; from the coding sequence ATGAATCCCGCAGACGAGCTAAGAATTCTCATTGGCGATGGCGGCATCACAGAAGACGCGGTGCGGAGCATCACGGGCATCACCACCGAAAAGCTGAGGTCGTTCCTGAACCAGGCACAATCGGGGATGGTGGTCGCTGATCCGGAGAAGATGGAGGTGCTCTCGACTGACGAGAGTATGAGGCTGTCCATCCTGGTTGCGCAGCTGACCGCGGGGTTCCAAATCGACGACGACGAACGTCTCACTGCGATCCTCGAGTCACTCACCCTCGAGTGCGGCCTCACGGTACCGAACATCGCGCGACTGACAGGCCTCGAAATCGAGGATCTGGAGAGCGGTCTGCACGATCCCGCATCGGTACCGATCGAAAAGAAATACGCGCTTGCTCTTAGAAGTTCCTATGTCATAAATGCCGTGGGGCTAGCACGAACTCGATGA
- a CDS encoding MFS transporter, which yields MSHLDHRARRITVAAAATFVLLLGSNMPTPLYAVFAQQLDFGVFTLTAIYAAYFLALVPTLLGFGSLSDRFGRRPVVRAGLAVALVAALVFASADSLTALFVARVLQGVAVGLLSGALSATLVDASPRRGATVSTVSILAGGALGPLVGGLLARAVPGSPGAAFWIVVASSAVVLALTHTLPRERRPTADRSTRRAALPTAVWWGAAIAGLGWATAGLSLGLLPTALGVTLPNTSTFTATLLVTVMMGASAVTQLTLGATRLPLGTAGLVAVPLAAVTLTLGLALASLPVVAIGSVLSGVGLGCAFLGGMRIAAAAAAPPDRARALSIFFAVAYLATGVPTLAVGALSAVTGLLPAIVGFACAVVVVAVCLGLRAPAAPPQQRNGTRTHPHRAHM from the coding sequence ATGTCCCACCTCGATCACCGCGCGCGACGAATCACCGTCGCAGCCGCCGCCACGTTCGTGCTGCTTCTCGGGTCGAACATGCCCACACCCCTCTATGCAGTTTTCGCGCAGCAACTCGACTTCGGGGTCTTCACGCTGACCGCGATCTACGCGGCCTACTTTCTCGCCCTCGTGCCCACCCTGCTCGGTTTCGGCAGCCTCTCCGACCGCTTCGGGAGGCGCCCGGTGGTGCGCGCCGGACTCGCCGTGGCCCTGGTCGCAGCACTCGTCTTCGCTTCCGCCGACTCCCTCACCGCTCTGTTCGTCGCGCGGGTGCTGCAGGGTGTCGCGGTCGGCCTTCTCTCCGGCGCTCTCTCCGCCACCCTCGTCGACGCCTCCCCCCGCCGGGGCGCCACCGTCAGTACCGTGTCGATCCTCGCCGGCGGCGCCCTCGGCCCGCTCGTCGGAGGGCTGCTCGCGCGCGCCGTGCCGGGCTCGCCCGGAGCTGCGTTCTGGATCGTCGTCGCGTCATCCGCCGTTGTGCTCGCCCTCACGCACACCCTCCCCCGCGAGCGCCGGCCCACCGCCGACCGTTCGACGAGACGCGCCGCCCTCCCGACCGCCGTCTGGTGGGGCGCAGCGATCGCCGGCCTCGGCTGGGCGACGGCGGGTCTGTCGCTCGGGCTCCTGCCCACTGCGCTCGGGGTCACCCTCCCCAACACCTCGACTTTCACCGCAACCCTCCTGGTCACCGTCATGATGGGCGCCAGCGCGGTGACCCAACTCACCCTCGGCGCGACACGGCTGCCGCTCGGTACGGCGGGACTGGTGGCCGTGCCGCTGGCTGCCGTCACCCTCACTCTCGGCCTCGCGCTAGCGTCCCTCCCGGTCGTCGCCATCGGGAGTGTGCTCTCGGGTGTGGGCCTCGGATGCGCGTTCCTCGGCGGCATGCGCATCGCCGCGGCGGCCGCAGCACCACCGGATCGCGCCCGCGCGCTATCGATCTTCTTCGCCGTGGCCTACCTCGCAACGGGCGTGCCCACGCTGGCGGTCGGCGCGCTCAGCGCGGTGACCGGCCTGCTGCCCGCGATCGTCGGGTTCGCGTGTGCGGTGGTGGTGGTGGCCGTCTGCCTGGGGCTACGCGCTCCCGCTGCTCCTCCGCAGCAACGCAACGGGACCAGAACACACCCTCATCGTGCACATATGTGA